The sequence ACAGAGGAGATGCACTCTCGTGCATGGTGGCATGATGTCTGCACTTGTCCCAGTGGCGTCGATGAGCAGCCTCGTCTGATGGGACAATGATCCCGCGACAATGGAACCCTGTCGCACAAGTCGCTTAGAGCGGCTGTCGAATCGTCGACGTGCGGAATAATGCATAATGATCGTTCCTTTTTTTGAGGatcatacggagtacacggagtactccgtacatacagAGAAATGTGAGTCGATCGATGATTTCAAGCTTCGACCCCCCGACGGCTGGCAGCAAGAATAGAGTTTTGCGAGACCAGCTAACGCAGCGCGGAACCAAGATCCAAGTCTCGAGGTTGCCCAGATCTGATCTATCGTATTCCACAATTATTAACTACTTGAGATCCTTCCCCCCTGGCTGACGGTCATGCCCGGTAACACCTTGCCCTGTCGAAAAGAGGAATGACAATTGGAGGGGCAAAGAGGACGTGCTCTGGAGCTTCGAGTAAGGATTATGCATGGCGACAAGCCTCGGGATTTGCTTCGCGATAAGGTTTTGCGCGCCGTTAAACGAAGCAAAAACTGACTCGCTTGGCTCTTCCATACAAACTGACACCATCCGTCCTCCCTCACTTCTCACGAGGCTCCATActgcgtactccgtacaactGAGCTGAACCGGCCAGCCCCTTCACGCAATCGGGATTTCCCATCTTCATGTGCGGCTCCACACGCTCGATTGAGGGACGCCGGGGTCTGGTGACAACAAGATTGGAAATTAAGGATCctctttttgttattttaaaagttttgttcttttttttttttttttttttttttttttttttcctccccctCTTGCCGCTAGGGGAGGGTGACCAACTGCGTCAGGCGGACACTTTGCCCCGCCTGTTGGCGCTGCGATTTTCTGGATCGTTCGATGGGCGATCGAACCTTGCCTATTTTTGGGTGTGATGGTCGGAAGTTAAAGCTTGGTAAATTACCTAGCTTGGAGTTTTACCTGATCGTAATTTTGGTTTCTCCCCTCCCCCGGTCATGACAGGACGGGACGGAGGATCTGTGCTCTGCCAGTGCACGGccacagagagagagagagggggggtgtgtgtgagaggaagagagagtATGTGTGTGTGCTTGTGGATGCCGGGGCCAGGGATGCGGAAAACGTGTTCAGGTCAGGGTGCCGATCGAGTTTCATCCCCTTCCTACCACGTTACAGCGGGAATTTATCCCTCTCGAAAACCCTCTTCCCCCTCCCCTCCTCTTCAGCCAGCGAACGAGCTGTTCATATTTGTTAGCTGACCAGCGCGACATGACATGGGGCAGACTTTTTTTGAATGATTGGAGGTGCCCAAGCAGCACTGCAATTTCCGCGTAACCAACAATACACGACGCGATACCTTCGTACGGAGATCGTAACCTCGATGATTGGCGCGTATCGCTGAGACTCGCCAGCCGGACCTGCCAGATTGCGCAGGTCTTTGGGTCGACAATCCGAGCTAATGCCGGCGCTTTTATGAAGGGCATTACGCGACACATGGTGTGTGCTGTTCCCCACCGTGCAGAAACAGCATGGCATAAACAATAATGCAGCTGTGCTATGAATGGATAAgctatactccgtacatactaGTTAGTTATGTACAGGTCACACTCCGTATATTCCTCCACTTTttattccccccccccccccacacACACAGGCCGACCGTTGAAGATTGCGCTGATCAGACGGATGCAATCTTCTATTTTCCTGATCGGGACGATTGCATCACCCTGCCCGCATCCATCTCCCGACACCATGGATGAGAGAATAGACAGACGAGGACAATACATACGTCGTCCGCTCCCGGTACTCTGTGCTCAGTACCAGCCACTTCATTTCGATCTCCGTTTCGCCCAGCTCAGCTCCCTTGCTTGCATCGACGCGCCCCCGGCCTCGCACGCAATCTCCACGACTTCCCAGTTGTCAGGTTGTCTGCTGAGGGTAATTGGGAACGGCATATCCATCCATTCATCCatctgtacagagtatacgCATACACGTTAACATTATTTCCACACATCTTGTCGTCCAccctcacacacacactctctctctctcacccACCACACATACACATatacacacactctctctcgcGCGTCGGGATTTGAAGTGAGCTCCcgcactccgtactccgtacttcgtATTCCTATACGATCCACCAAACCCCGAGGGGCTGTCGATCAGATGGAGCCAGTCAAGAATCAATCGGACCCGATCTCAGAATCAAAACTCGACGATCATTCTTCCGCTCTTTTGCCCTTTTTAATTCTTTCCTTAGACGGTTGCCCGCAGTTCTCAAGGAGGCAGATttattctttcttttgaAATAATTTTCCCCACGGACTTTCTCGATGCAGCCCTCCGTCACGCCAGTCATACCCACTGGCTGCCGGCAGTTGGAAATTTGTTCTCGCCGCCAAGTCTGGAATGGTTTCTGCACGAGAGCTGCGTTGGTTCCAGGTCCGGTCCCTGACCCGCGATCCAGCCCGATCCCCCTTGTACCGCACTTGTAATGACCAGGGCTGCCAACCTTGTCCAGGCCCCCCTgccaaaataaaataaaaaagatcaaaagtaaaaaaaataaaacgTCCATCTTGGATTATGTGGGCTCACTACTAGTATATTTACCTTGTCGATTCCACTCGGATAATCACCCAGCCCATTGGTGGAACTGctgcaaagaaaaaagcaagTCAAAGAAAACCCCCCGTACCCCGTTAGGTTGCGGGATCTCGTTATTAGCCCGGTACCGCGACAATCGACATTTTTGGTTTGCGCAACAGCAGGCGTACTACATATGTAAAACTCCGTACGGACCGCCAACAGGGTAGTCCACACACTCAAGCGACGGCAATGAGCATGTTTGAGTTCGGTAGCTTGTCGATGGAATGGCTGGTGATGTGCTGCAGGCATCCCGGTGTGGTGCTGGTTGCTTTTCTCCGAATCTTACACTGACCAGAGCAATCGTGAGAGATCTTCTCCCGGCAATTAGGTAATTGTTCATGCCCACATGTTCGTTGGTTCAGACCTGAGCACTGCACGGCACTCCAGTCTATGGAGGAGCAGGATAAGCAGTAGTTGCAGCAACTAAGGGAGGGAGAGCTTTTGTTTACTTTtttgggctttttttttttttttttttttttttttttttttttcttttttcttttcttttctttttcctttcctttttctttttgcgtTGCTTGGGGAGAAAAAGGATTGATCTGGTGGACCGAACAACTGCCGAATGCAGTTCCCCTTGGCCCAGCGCAAATCTTGGCCGGCCTTGTTAGCCATTTCATCGTTcaaagtactctgtatatTGCCTCCTGACTCGATGGAGATCGCTGGGCCGGCCATGCAGCTGCTGCTCTCTTCTTGCCTTCCTCTTCCGCGCGAGACGGCTCCGGTCCTCTGCAACAAAAAGGTCAGCGTAgaggggggaaagaaaagaaaatatgcataaaataatagaaaaagaaaagaacaggACCAAAAAGGACAGTCCTTAACATCACTCACAAAGGCGTCGAAGCTACCCTTTGTTCAACACGAAATGGATACATTGAGGATGTCTCTCTTTGTCCGGCTACAGCACCTCGGCTCCAGATCTCGCCAGACAATCTGAAATCGGGCTAGGATTCTGGTGGCGAAAGAGGTAAATCACGTCCAAGTTCCAGAGCTGCCCCATTATTATACCGAGATGGAATTATAGCCAGGATCCATCGCTATCGGTCGCCCGCTGAAATTTTGCGACTTGCGCTCCGGGGTGGATGATTGTAGGTattttgtacggagtatggagcaTGGAAAATGTATGTTCAGTTTTAGCATTGTCTCGGTACCGGCGCGTCCTCCGTAAAGACCTAACTACGCTTCTAGAAGACGGCTCGCCGTTTGATTAAACTCGCGATCTCTGCCATTGCGTAATCCATGGGACCACAGGGCGGAAGAAACAGTGTCAGATCCACTCCACGCTTGTTTCCTGCTGGCAGCCATGGGTGGGCCGGTTGGCTGGTTAGTTGGTTAATTTCATGCTGCGTGCTCGAGCGGTGAACACATCcaccatccatccatccatccattcCATTCCATCCCATCCCATCCACACATCCACACGTCCATCTTGCATACTAGCTACTTACATCCATAATTGCAGCACCGTGGATGGGCGCTGGGCAGGGAACTTGGCCAACCATCTCCACCTGCTCCCTTCAGTAACCTTGCTGTCTCTCACTTCGTTGCTCCCGTCCATCTGCACTCTCTGcatcttcctctctctcttatcCCTATTCCCCTTTTTAACATCTATCTCTCTATCTTCAGACCCAGGATTTGCCCTGAGATCTGCTGCAGCCCTATATCTCCGTCTTCGCGGCTCGAGAAAGCAATACAAAAGTTGGTGTGCTAATCTTTGCCATGTCTGGACAAGGATAACGACCACAACACCAAGTAACATATTCCCAACGGGCCTGTCTGAACTGCTGCCCAGTCCGTtatctttttcctttttttccgcAATCCTGACCGTTTATCTCTCCTTTTCACCCACCAAAGCGAGCCGCATCTCGGCGTGGAAAACGGTTGTGTTACGTCTGACACTCTTTATATCTGCAACCcgtattattattattattattggcaccttttcttttcttttaccttttttttttttggcctgcCGTACCCCAAAACGCCCGACATTACCTTACTCTTCTGCTTTCGTCTGGTCTCGACGGCGCTTCTTTATTATCGCGGGATCCTCATATTTTATTGTCCCAGCCTGCATCCCTCTTCATCCAATTCTTCTACTTCCTCTCGCGTTCTATACCCGCGGAACTGGACCTTGGATATTTGGACAATATTCAGAATACAGTGCGTATACGAGAGAGTGTGATTTAGAAAGATAGAAAGAACTGGCTAGGGTCCAGCAGCGCAATCGTTTGTCTGGCGAAATCGGCTAGTCGCAGAATCCATATCGCGGAAACGAAATTCAACTCTTGAAGCGTCTCAGTTCCCGAAATTAGCAAGGATAGAGGGTCAATTACGTCCCTGTGAGGCCGTCTACGTAGCTGGAAAAGCCGCTCGCGGAAAAGAGGTCCAAGCTAGAGTGTTCGATCCGTCTAGAGGGGGGTGAACggaaaaacaaaaccaaAATTATATATCCTGGGAATGGGGACGGTAGAAGCAGGGCCCAGTCACTGGCCACGTTTCGCACCTTCAATGCCGCACCATGTCACTTTTCCGCTCTCACAGCGGGAAGGACACGCTATGGAGGATTCAGCCAACAAGGTCAATGCTAGCGGCGGCCACCCTTCCGCAGAGTCGCTCCCGTCAATAGGTTTCCTGGATTTGGGTAAGAGCAATAGTGCCAGCCCACGTTCACAGGTCCACCCTCAACCCGTGGCAGCAAACGGTTCTCCGCCTGTGAGTCCGACAACGGGTGCATATCAGCCCGGTCGTCCCCAGCATAAATAttcttcctctcttcagAACTACTCTTCCATATCAGCCGGATACCCCTACTCACCGAATCGGCTCCCTGTGCGAGATGCTGAAACGgaccagcaccagcacccACCTCTCCCGCAAACGCACTCCAATCAACGCCAGTCCTTACCCTCCATCCATGAAGCTCTAGGAAGCAATTCACTCTCCTTCCAGCCACCATCATCAGCAACAACGGCAGCACCACAAACACAATCCTTAGCTACGTCACATGCCCCTCTCCCACCAGGTGTTGAGAGCACAAACGGCCCGCCCAA is a genomic window of Coccidioides posadasii str. Silveira chromosome 3, complete sequence containing:
- a CDS encoding uncharacterized protein (SECRETED:SignalP(1-18)), with protein sequence MLLGVVVVILVQTWQRLAHQLLYCFLEPRRRRYRAAADLRANPGSEDREIDVKKGNRDKRERKMQRVQMDGSNEVRDSKVTEGSRWRWLAKFPAQRPSTVLQLWM